The following coding sequences lie in one Mustelus asterias chromosome 8, sMusAst1.hap1.1, whole genome shotgun sequence genomic window:
- the LOC144497111 gene encoding uncharacterized protein LOC144497111 isoform X1, whose amino-acid sequence MEEKPFRCDVSENAFTQSYHLLSYQRTHSGEKPFKCELCDKSFTRLSSLTEHQRLHTGEKLFRCDVCAMTFTRNSHLLSHQRIHTGEKPFTCEVCNKSFAVSSTLRKHQQTHTGEKHFKCEVCDKSFSWLSNLREHQSIHTGAKGRRFKCDVCEMAFSRPSHLISHQRIHTGEKPFKCEVCGKSFSWPLTLRKHQCLHTGEKPFPYKVKLAHNTQERLLTEERVAYINTMNDAQLSMDTLDGDGGELAAASEILERANEEGTEVNTSQQWGMAAAVEEEEECQEGKVSDLEGSVDEFKLNIVVVKEEACDALAAVMEGGYSEPSGGEEPLALGAEAPLSPRAHGLHQAHAAGEENEDDLKFRKRLYQEQVQSTENYRATSNLLQQTLTEFKMDVSQNLQRNNEILQQQNEVLRQQNEIQNQHLQRNNEILQQQNEFLCQLLQRSNETLNEMRQILSQIVVPASSSQQQPSAEASAAGRDSGTGKATSRGRLRRRRN is encoded by the exons ATGGAagagaaaccattcaggtgtgATGTTAGTGAGAATGCTTTCACTCAATCCTACCATCTTCTATCGTACCAGAGGACTCAtagcggggagaaaccattcaagtgCGAGTTGTGTGACAAGTCATTCACACGGTTATCGAGCCTCACTGAACACCAACGCCTTCATACAGGGGAGAAACTCTTCAGGTGTGATGTTTGTGCGATGACTTTCACCCGAAATTCCCATCTTCTATCACACCAGaggattcacacaggagagaaaccctTCACGTGTGAGGTGTGTAACAAATCATTCGCGGTGTCATCGACTCTCCGTAAACACCAACAaactcacacaggggagaaacacTTCAAATgcgaggtgtgtgacaaatcctTCTCGTGGTTATCAAACCTGCGTGAACACCAAAGTATTCACACAGGGGCGAAAGGGAGACGCTTCAAGTGTGATGTTTGTGAGATGGCTTTCAGCCGACCCTCCCATCTTATATCACACCAgaggattcacacaggggagaaacccttcaagtGCGAGGTGTGTGGCAAATCATTCTCGTGGCCATTGACCCTCCGTAAACACCAATGCCTTCATACAGGAGAGAAACCCTTCCCGTACAAG GTAAAGCTGGCCCATAACACCCAGGAGCGCTTGTTGACTGAAGAGCGGGTTGCGTACATCAACACAATGAAcg ATGCACAGCTGTCCATGGACACATtagatggtgatggaggagagtTGGCAGCAGCGTCTGAGATTCTTGAAAGGGCTAATGAGGAAGGGACGGAGGTGAATACCTCACAGCAATGGGGCATGGCAGCTGcagtggaggaggaagaggaatgtCAGGAGGGTAAGGTGTCTGACTTGGAGGGTAGTGTTGATGAGTTCAAGTTAAATATTGTGGTTGTGAAGGAGGAGGCCTGTGATGCTCTGGCTgctgtgatggagggagggtaCTCAGAACCTTCCGGAGGTGAGGAACCTTTGGCTTTGGGAGCAGAAGCTCCACTGTCTCCACGAGCACACGGATTACATCAGGCCCATGCTGCTGGGGAAGAAAATGAAGATGATCTGAAATTTCGTAAGCGCTTATATCAGGAACAGGTTCAAAGCACAGAGAATTATCGGGCCACTTCTAATTTGCTTCAACAAACTTTGACTGAATTTAAGATGGATGTTAGCCAGAATCTGCAAAGAAACAATGAGATTCTTCAGCAGCAGAATGAGGTTCTGAGACAGCAGAATGAGATTCAAAACCAGCATCTACAAAGAAACAATGAGATTCTTCAGCAGCAGAATGAGTTTCTTTGTCAGCTTCTGCAAAGAAGCAATGAAACTTTAAATGAAATGAGGCAGATTCTGTCTCAGATTGTAGTGCCTGCATCTTCTAGCCAGCAGCAACCCAGTGCAGAGGCATCTGCTGCTGGACGTGACTCTGGTACCGGAAAGGCCACATCACGGGGACGGCTGAGACGCAGAAGGAATTAG
- the LOC144497111 gene encoding uncharacterized protein LOC144497111 isoform X5, with translation MEEKPFRCDVSENAFTQSYHLLSYQRTHSGEKPFKCELCDKSFTRLSSLTEHQRLHTGEKLFRCDVCAMTFTRNSHLLSHQRIHTGEKPFTCEVCNKSFAVSSTLRKHQQTHTGEKHFKCEVCDKSFSWLSNLREHQSIHTGAKGRRFKCDVCEMAFSRPSHLISHQRIHTGEKPFKCEVCGKSFSWPLTLRKHQCLHTGEKPFPYKVKLAHNTQERLLTEERVAYINTMNDAQLSMDTLDGDGGELAAASEILERANEEGTEVNTSQQWGMAAAVEEEEECQEEIGSGEVMEGFDCKLKTFTTTNTELSWEE, from the exons ATGGAagagaaaccattcaggtgtgATGTTAGTGAGAATGCTTTCACTCAATCCTACCATCTTCTATCGTACCAGAGGACTCAtagcggggagaaaccattcaagtgCGAGTTGTGTGACAAGTCATTCACACGGTTATCGAGCCTCACTGAACACCAACGCCTTCATACAGGGGAGAAACTCTTCAGGTGTGATGTTTGTGCGATGACTTTCACCCGAAATTCCCATCTTCTATCACACCAGaggattcacacaggagagaaaccctTCACGTGTGAGGTGTGTAACAAATCATTCGCGGTGTCATCGACTCTCCGTAAACACCAACAaactcacacaggggagaaacacTTCAAATgcgaggtgtgtgacaaatcctTCTCGTGGTTATCAAACCTGCGTGAACACCAAAGTATTCACACAGGGGCGAAAGGGAGACGCTTCAAGTGTGATGTTTGTGAGATGGCTTTCAGCCGACCCTCCCATCTTATATCACACCAgaggattcacacaggggagaaacccttcaagtGCGAGGTGTGTGGCAAATCATTCTCGTGGCCATTGACCCTCCGTAAACACCAATGCCTTCATACAGGAGAGAAACCCTTCCCGTACAAG GTAAAGCTGGCCCATAACACCCAGGAGCGCTTGTTGACTGAAGAGCGGGTTGCGTACATCAACACAATGAAcg ATGCACAGCTGTCCATGGACACATtagatggtgatggaggagagtTGGCAGCAGCGTCTGAGATTCTTGAAAGGGCTAATGAGGAAGGGACGGAGGTGAATACCTCACAGCAATGGGGCATGGCAGCTGcagtggaggaggaagaggaatgtCAGGAGG
- the LOC144497111 gene encoding uncharacterized protein LOC144497111 isoform X6, whose amino-acid sequence MEEKPFRCDVSENAFTQSYHLLSYQRTHSGEKPFKCELCDKSFTRLSSLTEHQRLHTGEKLFRCDVCAMTFTRNSHLLSHQRIHTGEKPFTCEVCNKSFAVSSTLRKHQQTHTGEKHFKCEVCDKSFSWLSNLREHQSIHTGAKGRRFKCDVCEMAFSRPSHLISHQRIHTGEKPFKCEVCGKSFSWPLTLRKHQCLHTGEKPFPYKVKLAHNTQERLLTEERVAYINTMNDAQLSMDTLDGDGGELAAASEILERANEEGTEVNTSQQWGMAAAVEEEEECQEGECKTSQDTML is encoded by the exons ATGGAagagaaaccattcaggtgtgATGTTAGTGAGAATGCTTTCACTCAATCCTACCATCTTCTATCGTACCAGAGGACTCAtagcggggagaaaccattcaagtgCGAGTTGTGTGACAAGTCATTCACACGGTTATCGAGCCTCACTGAACACCAACGCCTTCATACAGGGGAGAAACTCTTCAGGTGTGATGTTTGTGCGATGACTTTCACCCGAAATTCCCATCTTCTATCACACCAGaggattcacacaggagagaaaccctTCACGTGTGAGGTGTGTAACAAATCATTCGCGGTGTCATCGACTCTCCGTAAACACCAACAaactcacacaggggagaaacacTTCAAATgcgaggtgtgtgacaaatcctTCTCGTGGTTATCAAACCTGCGTGAACACCAAAGTATTCACACAGGGGCGAAAGGGAGACGCTTCAAGTGTGATGTTTGTGAGATGGCTTTCAGCCGACCCTCCCATCTTATATCACACCAgaggattcacacaggggagaaacccttcaagtGCGAGGTGTGTGGCAAATCATTCTCGTGGCCATTGACCCTCCGTAAACACCAATGCCTTCATACAGGAGAGAAACCCTTCCCGTACAAG GTAAAGCTGGCCCATAACACCCAGGAGCGCTTGTTGACTGAAGAGCGGGTTGCGTACATCAACACAATGAAcg ATGCACAGCTGTCCATGGACACATtagatggtgatggaggagagtTGGCAGCAGCGTCTGAGATTCTTGAAAGGGCTAATGAGGAAGGGACGGAGGTGAATACCTCACAGCAATGGGGCATGGCAGCTGcagtggaggaggaagaggaatgtCAGGAGG
- the LOC144497111 gene encoding uncharacterized protein LOC144497111 isoform X2 yields the protein MEEKPFRCDVSENAFTQSYHLLSYQRTHSGEKPFKCELCDKSFTRLSSLTEHQRLHTGEKLFRCDVCAMTFTRNSHLLSHQRIHTGEKPFTCEVKLAHNTQERLLTEERVAYINTMNDAQLSMDTLDGDGGELAAASEILERANEEGTEVNTSQQWGMAAAVEEEEECQEGKVSDLEGSVDEFKLNIVVVKEEACDALAAVMEGGYSEPSGGEEPLALGAEAPLSPRAHGLHQAHAAGEENEDDLKFRKRLYQEQVQSTENYRATSNLLQQTLTEFKMDVSQNLQRNNEILQQQNEVLRQQNEIQNQHLQRNNEILQQQNEFLCQLLQRSNETLNEMRQILSQIVVPASSSQQQPSAEASAAGRDSGTGKATSRGRLRRRRN from the exons ATGGAagagaaaccattcaggtgtgATGTTAGTGAGAATGCTTTCACTCAATCCTACCATCTTCTATCGTACCAGAGGACTCAtagcggggagaaaccattcaagtgCGAGTTGTGTGACAAGTCATTCACACGGTTATCGAGCCTCACTGAACACCAACGCCTTCATACAGGGGAGAAACTCTTCAGGTGTGATGTTTGTGCGATGACTTTCACCCGAAATTCCCATCTTCTATCACACCAGaggattcacacaggagagaaaccctTCACGTGTGAG GTAAAGCTGGCCCATAACACCCAGGAGCGCTTGTTGACTGAAGAGCGGGTTGCGTACATCAACACAATGAAcg ATGCACAGCTGTCCATGGACACATtagatggtgatggaggagagtTGGCAGCAGCGTCTGAGATTCTTGAAAGGGCTAATGAGGAAGGGACGGAGGTGAATACCTCACAGCAATGGGGCATGGCAGCTGcagtggaggaggaagaggaatgtCAGGAGGGTAAGGTGTCTGACTTGGAGGGTAGTGTTGATGAGTTCAAGTTAAATATTGTGGTTGTGAAGGAGGAGGCCTGTGATGCTCTGGCTgctgtgatggagggagggtaCTCAGAACCTTCCGGAGGTGAGGAACCTTTGGCTTTGGGAGCAGAAGCTCCACTGTCTCCACGAGCACACGGATTACATCAGGCCCATGCTGCTGGGGAAGAAAATGAAGATGATCTGAAATTTCGTAAGCGCTTATATCAGGAACAGGTTCAAAGCACAGAGAATTATCGGGCCACTTCTAATTTGCTTCAACAAACTTTGACTGAATTTAAGATGGATGTTAGCCAGAATCTGCAAAGAAACAATGAGATTCTTCAGCAGCAGAATGAGGTTCTGAGACAGCAGAATGAGATTCAAAACCAGCATCTACAAAGAAACAATGAGATTCTTCAGCAGCAGAATGAGTTTCTTTGTCAGCTTCTGCAAAGAAGCAATGAAACTTTAAATGAAATGAGGCAGATTCTGTCTCAGATTGTAGTGCCTGCATCTTCTAGCCAGCAGCAACCCAGTGCAGAGGCATCTGCTGCTGGACGTGACTCTGGTACCGGAAAGGCCACATCACGGGGACGGCTGAGACGCAGAAGGAATTAG
- the LOC144497111 gene encoding uncharacterized protein LOC144497111 isoform X3: MEEKPFRCDVSENAFTQSYHLLSYQRTHSGEKPFKCELCDKSFTRLSSLTEHQRLHTGEKLFRCDVCAMTFTRNSHLLSHQRIHTGEKPFTCEVCNKSFAVSSTLRKHQQTHTGEKHFKCEVCDKSFSWLSNLREHQSIHTGAKGRRFKCDVCEMAFSRPSHLISHQRIHTGEKPFKCEVCGKSFSWPLTLRKHQCLHTGEKPFPYKVKLAHNTQERLLTEERVAYINTMNDAQLSMDTLDGDGGELAAASEILERANEEGTEVNTSQQWGMAAAVEEEEECQEDKIFLLSGKLYCWMPDTIGKGKLSFGRSHKIIQRRRDPSAHQICTDM; this comes from the exons ATGGAagagaaaccattcaggtgtgATGTTAGTGAGAATGCTTTCACTCAATCCTACCATCTTCTATCGTACCAGAGGACTCAtagcggggagaaaccattcaagtgCGAGTTGTGTGACAAGTCATTCACACGGTTATCGAGCCTCACTGAACACCAACGCCTTCATACAGGGGAGAAACTCTTCAGGTGTGATGTTTGTGCGATGACTTTCACCCGAAATTCCCATCTTCTATCACACCAGaggattcacacaggagagaaaccctTCACGTGTGAGGTGTGTAACAAATCATTCGCGGTGTCATCGACTCTCCGTAAACACCAACAaactcacacaggggagaaacacTTCAAATgcgaggtgtgtgacaaatcctTCTCGTGGTTATCAAACCTGCGTGAACACCAAAGTATTCACACAGGGGCGAAAGGGAGACGCTTCAAGTGTGATGTTTGTGAGATGGCTTTCAGCCGACCCTCCCATCTTATATCACACCAgaggattcacacaggggagaaacccttcaagtGCGAGGTGTGTGGCAAATCATTCTCGTGGCCATTGACCCTCCGTAAACACCAATGCCTTCATACAGGAGAGAAACCCTTCCCGTACAAG GTAAAGCTGGCCCATAACACCCAGGAGCGCTTGTTGACTGAAGAGCGGGTTGCGTACATCAACACAATGAAcg ATGCACAGCTGTCCATGGACACATtagatggtgatggaggagagtTGGCAGCAGCGTCTGAGATTCTTGAAAGGGCTAATGAGGAAGGGACGGAGGTGAATACCTCACAGCAATGGGGCATGGCAGCTGcagtggaggaggaagaggaatgtCAGGAGG ATAAGATATTCTTGTTGAGTGGAAAGTTATACTGTTGGATGCCAGACACCATTGGGAAAGGTAAGCTTTCCTTTGGGAGaagtcataaaatcatacagcgcagaagagacccttcagcccatcaaatctgcaccgacatgtga
- the LOC144497111 gene encoding uncharacterized protein LOC144497111 isoform X4, producing the protein MEEKPFRCDVSENAFTQSYHLLSYQRTHSGEKPFKCELCDKSFTRLSSLTEHQRLHTGEKLFRCDVCAMTFTRNSHLLSHQRIHTGEKPFTCEVCNKSFAVSSTLRKHQQTHTGEKHFKCEVCDKSFSWLSNLREHQSIHTGAKGRRFKCDVCEMAFSRPSHLISHQRIHTGEKPFKCEVCGKSFSWPLTLRKHQCLHTGEKPFPYKVKLAHNTQERLLTEERVAYINTMNDAQLSMDTLDGDGGELAAASEILERANEEGTEVNTSQQWGMAAAVEEEEECQEASQVQRHTRNDPVMKNVMDIVLKGTIAGTHRPHPDLKLYVS; encoded by the exons ATGGAagagaaaccattcaggtgtgATGTTAGTGAGAATGCTTTCACTCAATCCTACCATCTTCTATCGTACCAGAGGACTCAtagcggggagaaaccattcaagtgCGAGTTGTGTGACAAGTCATTCACACGGTTATCGAGCCTCACTGAACACCAACGCCTTCATACAGGGGAGAAACTCTTCAGGTGTGATGTTTGTGCGATGACTTTCACCCGAAATTCCCATCTTCTATCACACCAGaggattcacacaggagagaaaccctTCACGTGTGAGGTGTGTAACAAATCATTCGCGGTGTCATCGACTCTCCGTAAACACCAACAaactcacacaggggagaaacacTTCAAATgcgaggtgtgtgacaaatcctTCTCGTGGTTATCAAACCTGCGTGAACACCAAAGTATTCACACAGGGGCGAAAGGGAGACGCTTCAAGTGTGATGTTTGTGAGATGGCTTTCAGCCGACCCTCCCATCTTATATCACACCAgaggattcacacaggggagaaacccttcaagtGCGAGGTGTGTGGCAAATCATTCTCGTGGCCATTGACCCTCCGTAAACACCAATGCCTTCATACAGGAGAGAAACCCTTCCCGTACAAG GTAAAGCTGGCCCATAACACCCAGGAGCGCTTGTTGACTGAAGAGCGGGTTGCGTACATCAACACAATGAAcg ATGCACAGCTGTCCATGGACACATtagatggtgatggaggagagtTGGCAGCAGCGTCTGAGATTCTTGAAAGGGCTAATGAGGAAGGGACGGAGGTGAATACCTCACAGCAATGGGGCATGGCAGCTGcagtggaggaggaagaggaatgtCAGGAGG cttctcaagttcagagacataccagaaatgatcctgtgATGAAGAACGTGATGGATATTGTATTGAAAGGAACGATAGCTGGAACGCATCGTccgcatcctgatttgaaactatATGTGTCATGA